The Alphaproteobacteria bacterium CG11_big_fil_rev_8_21_14_0_20_39_49 genomic sequence GTAACTACCTTCTTGATGAAGGGTTCGAAATGAGCCAGTTCTCCGTATATTTGCGTCATACTTCAAGCCGTGAAAAGGCTAATGCTATGGGCAAAAGAATTATAAAAAGGGTTCCCCCCGCAGGAAAAGTCAGTATAATATTCTTTACTGATAAACAATTTGGCGAGATAATGTCTTACTATAATTGCCAACCTGAGCCGACAAAGAAAAACCCTGACCAATATGTACTTTTATAGCTTTACAGACATGTTTTTTTTAGAAATAGACGGAGATTTATCTCTATATTTCAAGAATATAAATCTCCACCTATTATAGCGTACTAAAAGATGGTGTCCAGCCGTAACTACAATAATATTTATGTTAGCGCAGAAGGTATTATAGCGTACTAAAAGATGGTGTCCAGCCGTAACAATAATTG encodes the following:
- the cas2 gene encoding CRISPR-associated endonuclease Cas2, with protein sequence MLSGYRIMWVLVMFDLPVLTPAERKRATGFRNYLLDEGFEMSQFSVYLRHTSSREKANAMGKRIIKRVPPAGKVSIIFFTDKQFGEIMSYYNCQPEPTKKNPDQYVLL